Proteins encoded by one window of Psychromonas sp. L1A2:
- a CDS encoding OmpA family protein — translation MMKHKTSLLVSTLLLTQFSAANAAQPDAETLVGNVYGGLHGAYLEADSDRLNTSSFNRAGGYGAELGYRLSAPVELRLSYSRFEAELKRGSNIQGINKYGLDALFFPTEKNLYLLGGLNALDFNTDTEAALNVGLGYRQYFTDQFAGYVEGKGSYQFDGNYADAIAQVGIVYFFDTNEKVVPVKPQPVAYVAPVAIDTDKDGVVDGKDQCAATPINDKVDEVGCTIFEKERLSYRLLVNFDNNKAVVKSEYYSELAKVSAFLKQYPHVNITVDGYTSAVGKASYNQKLSQKRADAITGLLTSEYGVDASRLTAIGHGETNLLDSSNTAEASKMNRRIEINIEETRKVAVER, via the coding sequence ATGATGAAACATAAAACCTCACTTCTTGTTAGCACATTATTACTTACTCAGTTTTCTGCAGCTAATGCAGCTCAACCAGATGCTGAAACACTAGTAGGTAATGTTTACGGTGGTTTACACGGAGCTTATTTAGAAGCTGATAGCGATCGTTTAAACACTAGTTCATTTAACCGTGCAGGTGGTTACGGTGCTGAATTAGGTTACCGTCTTTCTGCTCCTGTAGAACTTCGTTTATCTTACTCTCGCTTTGAAGCTGAACTTAAGCGTGGTAGTAACATTCAAGGTATTAATAAATACGGCTTAGATGCACTTTTCTTCCCTACAGAGAAAAACCTTTACCTATTAGGTGGTCTTAACGCTTTAGATTTTAATACTGATACAGAAGCTGCTCTTAATGTTGGTCTTGGTTATCGTCAATACTTCACTGACCAATTTGCAGGTTACGTTGAAGGTAAAGGAAGCTACCAATTTGATGGAAACTACGCTGATGCTATTGCTCAAGTAGGTATTGTTTACTTCTTTGATACTAATGAAAAAGTTGTTCCAGTTAAACCTCAGCCTGTTGCTTACGTTGCACCTGTTGCAATCGATACTGACAAAGATGGCGTTGTTGATGGTAAAGACCAATGTGCAGCTACACCAATCAATGATAAAGTTGATGAAGTAGGTTGTACTATTTTTGAAAAAGAACGTCTTTCTTACCGTTTATTAGTTAACTTTGATAACAACAAAGCTGTTGTAAAATCTGAGTACTACTCTGAACTTGCTAAAGTTTCTGCTTTCCTTAAGCAATACCCACACGTAAACATTACTGTTGATGGTTATACTTCTGCAGTAGGTAAAGCTAGCTACAACCAAAAGCTATCACAAAAACGTGCTGATGCGATTACTGGTTTACTAACATCTGAATACGGTGTTGATGCTTCACGTCTTACTGCTATTGGCCACGGCGAAACAAACTTACTTGATTCAAGTAACACTGCCGAAGCAAGCAAAATGAATCGTCGTATTGAAATCAATATCGAAGAAACTCGTAAAGTAGCTGTAGAACGTTAA
- a CDS encoding sensor histidine kinase — protein sequence MNSISIKSLILAIIISCVGIVSTYSVSVQVRNQLKTESYLKIENTAEQISIRFQDAIDKSVNDLQGLQAFYSANEEHLSQDEFNQYMEVLDIKSRVYIQALSWVPLIKGNERKEFEALLKTQHVNFNITENNKEGKLVTSKTKPYYTPVAYVSPYDFNNKAIGFDLNSNDVRRRSLEFARNSGKMVTTSKIQLVQQFDDSAGFLIIAPVYKQGFPIGNVEQRIDGILGYTTGVFRIATLMENTKARADIEGLELTLLDINKENGSLLYGRDNQNPFFSFDLTIPDRKWQLNMALSEDLLKDIESPSVIKWILASGTVISLLLAFAVYALQVAVIRAKNITVLSDELKNQNHRLEKTVVKRTQSLADKNTELKAHVVELKTQRVLLSRLMKEAESAKVLAEQRSIDLARSNKDLDDFAYVASHDLKAPLRGIDQLATWVVEDIEEGNLEEIPDHLKMMRNRIGRLETLLSDLLTYSRANHQKVSFSVINSHMLVNDLFMLVAPLNGFTLTINDQLPTFSTFKAPFEQVIRNLLSNAIKHHHKEEGCIEVGCIDTGLFYEFSIKDDGPGISLQYQEDIFKMFKTLRPRDEAEGSGMGLALIKKIVEHYSGEVRIESSEGQGCTFYFTWPKEITE from the coding sequence GTGAACTCAATTTCTATTAAGTCTCTAATTTTAGCTATTATTATAAGTTGTGTTGGTATTGTAAGTACCTATTCAGTCTCGGTACAAGTCCGTAATCAATTAAAAACAGAGAGCTATTTAAAAATAGAGAATACAGCAGAGCAAATCTCTATTCGTTTTCAGGATGCAATTGATAAATCAGTTAATGACTTACAAGGCTTACAGGCTTTTTATAGTGCAAACGAAGAACACTTATCTCAGGATGAATTTAATCAATATATGGAGGTTTTGGATATAAAAAGTCGTGTTTATATTCAAGCGCTGAGTTGGGTGCCTTTAATAAAAGGCAATGAAAGAAAAGAGTTTGAAGCACTATTAAAAACACAACATGTAAACTTCAATATCACAGAAAACAACAAAGAAGGGAAGTTAGTTACTAGTAAAACTAAACCTTATTACACGCCTGTTGCATATGTCAGCCCTTATGATTTCAATAATAAAGCCATTGGCTTTGACTTAAATAGTAATGATGTACGTCGTCGCTCATTAGAGTTTGCCCGAAATAGTGGGAAAATGGTCACCACATCAAAAATTCAATTAGTACAACAATTTGACGATTCAGCTGGTTTTTTAATTATTGCACCAGTCTATAAACAAGGTTTTCCTATTGGTAATGTTGAACAACGTATTGATGGCATATTAGGTTATACGACGGGTGTTTTTAGAATTGCTACCTTGATGGAAAATACTAAAGCACGTGCCGATATTGAAGGTCTAGAGCTGACTTTATTGGATATTAACAAAGAAAATGGCAGTTTACTTTATGGGCGGGATAACCAGAATCCATTTTTTAGTTTTGATTTAACTATTCCGGATCGTAAGTGGCAATTAAACATGGCATTAAGTGAGGATTTATTAAAAGATATAGAATCTCCTTCTGTTATTAAATGGATTTTAGCAAGTGGCACTGTTATTAGTTTATTATTAGCCTTTGCAGTTTATGCTTTACAAGTCGCTGTTATTAGAGCGAAAAATATAACAGTTTTAAGTGATGAATTAAAAAATCAAAATCATCGATTAGAAAAGACTGTGGTAAAAAGAACGCAATCTTTAGCTGATAAAAATACAGAATTAAAGGCTCATGTTGTTGAATTAAAAACCCAGCGAGTACTCTTATCTCGTTTAATGAAAGAAGCTGAGAGCGCTAAAGTACTAGCTGAGCAACGCTCTATTGATCTTGCTCGCTCTAACAAAGATCTGGATGACTTTGCTTATGTCGCATCACATGATTTAAAAGCACCATTACGTGGTATTGACCAATTAGCAACTTGGGTTGTTGAAGATATTGAAGAAGGTAATTTAGAAGAAATACCTGATCATCTTAAGATGATGCGAAATCGAATAGGACGTTTAGAAACACTGTTAAGCGATTTGTTAACTTATTCTCGAGCTAATCATCAAAAAGTAAGTTTTTCAGTTATTAATAGTCATATGTTAGTGAATGACTTATTTATGTTAGTTGCACCTTTAAATGGCTTTACTTTAACGATTAACGATCAGTTACCTACTTTTTCAACCTTTAAAGCTCCTTTTGAACAAGTGATACGAAACTTGTTGAGTAATGCCATAAAGCACCATCATAAAGAAGAGGGATGCATTGAAGTTGGCTGTATAGATACAGGACTGTTTTATGAATTTAGCATTAAAGATGATGGGCCTGGAATTTCTTTGCAATACCAAGAAGATATATTCAAAATGTTTAAAACTTTAAGACCACGAGATGAAGCGGAGGGAAGTGGTATGGGACTTGCGTTGATTAAGAAAATTGTTGAACATTATTCTGGAGAAGTAAGAATCGAATCAAGTGAAGGTCAAGGGTGTACTTTTTACTTTACTTGGCCGAAGGAAATTACTGAATAA
- a CDS encoding carbon-nitrogen hydrolase family protein — protein MQNIENVELSFLSLDDYQELKAAMIDAYTSLADPYWEEHQIETLINKFPEGQIVIKVNDHIAGCALSIRVDYDAFEEAHTYNEITGNDTFNTHTSYGDTLYGIDVFIKAEFRGLRLGRRLYDYRKELCERLNLKGITFGGRIPNYHKYADKISPKEYIEKVKRKEIHDPVLNFQISNDFHPARILKGYLEGDNGSNDYAVLLKWSNIYYEKPNKETVPTKKLVRLGLIQWQMRSYKNLDELMEQVEYFVDAVAGYRSDFALFPEFFNAPLMAENNHISEPQAIRELAKHTETIVQKFTDLAISYNINIITGSMPEIVDDRLYNVGYLCRRDGTKERFEKLHVTPDEVKVWGMEGGTQLKAFDTDCGKIGVLVCYDSEFPELSRILADDGMDILFVPFLTDTQNGYSRVRACSQARAIENECYVAIAGGVGNLPKVHNMDIQYAQSAVFTPCDFAFPANGVKAEATPNTEMILIADVDLYLLKELHQFGSVKNLKDRRTDLFELRKR, from the coding sequence ATGCAAAACATAGAGAATGTAGAATTATCATTTTTAAGTCTTGATGACTATCAAGAACTGAAAGCGGCCATGATTGACGCTTATACTAGTCTTGCTGACCCATACTGGGAAGAGCATCAGATTGAAACCTTGATTAATAAGTTTCCCGAAGGACAAATCGTTATTAAGGTTAACGACCATATTGCTGGTTGTGCCTTGTCTATTAGAGTTGATTACGATGCCTTTGAAGAAGCGCATACTTATAACGAAATTACTGGTAATGATACTTTCAATACGCATACATCTTATGGCGATACGTTATACGGTATTGATGTTTTCATTAAAGCAGAGTTTCGCGGTTTAAGACTTGGACGACGTCTTTACGATTACCGTAAAGAGTTGTGTGAAAGATTAAACTTAAAAGGCATTACTTTCGGTGGGCGTATTCCAAATTATCATAAATATGCCGATAAAATCTCGCCTAAAGAATACATTGAAAAAGTAAAACGCAAAGAGATCCACGATCCAGTTTTAAACTTTCAAATTTCTAATGATTTTCATCCTGCGAGAATTTTAAAGGGTTACCTTGAAGGTGATAATGGCTCTAATGATTACGCAGTATTGTTGAAGTGGAGTAATATTTATTATGAAAAGCCAAATAAAGAAACGGTTCCTACTAAGAAATTAGTACGTCTTGGTCTAATACAATGGCAAATGCGTTCATATAAAAATCTTGATGAGTTAATGGAACAAGTTGAGTATTTCGTTGATGCTGTCGCTGGTTATCGTTCTGATTTTGCATTATTTCCTGAATTTTTTAATGCACCATTAATGGCTGAAAATAACCATATCAGTGAACCTCAGGCGATTCGTGAATTAGCGAAACATACAGAAACAATCGTACAGAAATTTACCGATTTGGCGATCAGTTACAATATTAATATTATTACAGGTAGCATGCCTGAAATTGTTGATGATCGACTGTATAACGTTGGTTATTTATGTCGCAGAGATGGCACTAAAGAGCGCTTTGAAAAACTCCATGTAACACCCGATGAAGTTAAAGTGTGGGGAATGGAAGGTGGGACTCAGCTTAAAGCTTTTGACACTGACTGTGGAAAAATTGGTGTATTGGTCTGTTATGACTCAGAGTTTCCTGAGTTAAGCCGAATTTTAGCCGATGATGGTATGGATATTTTATTTGTGCCGTTCTTAACTGATACACAAAACGGCTATTCACGTGTAAGGGCTTGTTCACAAGCTCGAGCTATTGAAAATGAATGTTATGTGGCTATTGCAGGTGGGGTAGGTAACTTACCTAAAGTGCATAATATGGACATACAATATGCACAGTCTGCTGTATTTACACCTTGTGATTTTGCTTTCCCTGCTAATGGCGTTAAAGCTGAAGCAACACCTAATACTGAAATGATATTGATTGCGGATGTCGATCTTTACTTATTAAAAGAGTTGCATCAGTTTGGTAGTGTGAAAAATCTAAAAGATAGACGAACTGATTTATTTGAATTAAGAAAACGTTAG